One window of Chamaesiphon minutus PCC 6605 genomic DNA carries:
- a CDS encoding DUF4168 domain-containing protein, giving the protein MTSLLGLLAGIVPDLTAQQPSLIFSSTARADEFSDTDLRNYAAALMQIEPLRQSTLAQVSRANNGALPNLVCNQPNTMESLNSEARSLFIRYCNQCESIAASRGLSIERFNQITQAVRSNPQLQNRVRSFMN; this is encoded by the coding sequence ATGACTAGCTTATTAGGTCTCTTAGCAGGAATCGTGCCAGATTTGACCGCCCAGCAACCAAGTTTAATCTTTAGCAGCACGGCACGAGCGGATGAATTTAGCGATACCGATCTGCGCAACTACGCTGCGGCACTGATGCAAATCGAACCACTGCGTCAATCGACACTCGCTCAAGTCAGCCGTGCCAATAATGGTGCCTTGCCGAATCTGGTATGCAATCAGCCTAATACCATGGAGTCATTGAATAGCGAAGCAAGATCCCTATTCATCAGATACTGCAACCAATGTGAGAGTATTGCAGCTAGTCGCGGACTGAGTATCGAACGATTCAATCAAATCACTCAGGCTGTCCGCTCCAATCCCCAACTGCAAAATCGAGTGCGGAGCTTCATGAACTAG
- the rpsF gene encoding 30S ribosomal protein S6 → MSDKYEIMYILRPDLSDEQADGAIEKYRAILETNGATEIEIQQRGKRRLAYLIGKNRDGIYVQVNYTGSGQEIAPLERAMRLSEDVIRYLSLKLDPPKKAAKAAALAAANGEDA, encoded by the coding sequence GTGAGCGATAAATACGAAATCATGTATATCCTGCGTCCCGATTTATCGGACGAGCAGGCTGATGGAGCGATCGAGAAGTATCGAGCCATCCTCGAAACCAATGGTGCTACCGAAATTGAAATCCAACAACGCGGCAAACGTCGTCTTGCCTACCTCATCGGTAAAAACCGCGATGGTATCTACGTTCAGGTCAATTACACTGGCTCCGGCCAAGAAATCGCGCCGTTAGAGAGAGCGATGCGCCTGAGTGAAGATGTCATTCGTTACTTGAGTCTCAAACTCGATCCGCCCAAGAAAGCTGCCAAAGCTGCTGCTTTAGCGGCTGCCAACGGTGAAGACGCCTAG
- a CDS encoding fatty acid desaturase, translating into MNQIFRLKNSLPLQVAIAIVGVWAISLWKCVQIRLDTLQPIWFIALFIWQTWIYTGLFIIAHDAMHGSIYPSPRVNRAIGQFCLWFYAGFDYPQLCAKHHQHHKYPASDRDPDFHNGQTKHFWGWFGHFVSEHITWRQVITIISMFAAGVAICHYFFPQPLWWQAVNLACFWVFPSLMSSLQLFYFGTFLPHREPVGGYIEPHRAETIPRSRWWSLISCYHFGYHRKHHESPQIPWWQLYE; encoded by the coding sequence ATGAATCAGATATTTCGACTTAAGAATAGCCTACCATTACAAGTGGCCATCGCGATCGTGGGAGTCTGGGCAATTAGCCTGTGGAAATGCGTTCAGATCCGACTTGACACTTTACAGCCAATATGGTTTATTGCTCTGTTTATCTGGCAAACCTGGATCTACACAGGGCTATTTATCATCGCGCACGATGCCATGCATGGGAGTATTTATCCTTCCCCAAGAGTCAATCGCGCCATCGGACAGTTTTGTTTGTGGTTTTATGCAGGATTTGACTACCCACAACTATGCGCCAAGCATCACCAGCACCATAAGTATCCAGCCAGCGATCGCGATCCCGATTTTCATAACGGACAAACAAAGCATTTTTGGGGCTGGTTCGGACATTTTGTCAGCGAACATATCACTTGGCGGCAAGTAATAACGATCATCTCGATGTTTGCGGCTGGCGTGGCAATCTGTCACTATTTCTTCCCCCAGCCATTGTGGTGGCAAGCTGTAAATCTGGCTTGCTTTTGGGTATTCCCGTCGCTAATGAGTTCGCTCCAGCTATTTTACTTTGGGACATTTTTACCGCATCGCGAACCCGTTGGTGGCTATATCGAGCCACACCGCGCGGAGACGATTCCACGCTCGCGTTGGTGGTCGTTAATTAGTTGCTATCATTTCGGCTACCACCGCAAACACCACGAGTCGCCGCAGATTCCTTGGTGGCAGTTGTATGAGTAG
- a CDS encoding orange carotenoid protein N-terminal domain-containing protein, protein MSISLKSAQSIFSNTLIADAVPAVTAAFEQLSVEDQLALLWYAYTEMGVTITPAATGSASMALAQPLLNDIKAMQPTAQTQVMTDLAMHTDTPICRTFTSFRMNTKLGFWYELGQMMKQGLVAPIPVGYQPSAEATALLETIKELDAGQQITVLRNTVVNMGYDPARGQDYDKREAPLVTPRAFADRSRAAIEGVDNYTVLSYIDNMNAFDFMAASGLFAEEGALQPPFQAPVVGQAAILTYMREECVGLKMLPERGVVEPIDDGYTQIKVTGKVQTPWFGASVGMNIAWRFLLDPQGKIFFVAIDLLASPKELLNLRRA, encoded by the coding sequence ATGTCAATCTCACTCAAGTCTGCGCAATCGATTTTTTCTAACACGTTAATTGCTGATGCAGTGCCTGCCGTCACCGCAGCGTTCGAGCAACTCAGCGTTGAAGATCAATTAGCCTTACTTTGGTACGCTTACACTGAGATGGGAGTTACAATTACTCCAGCAGCCACTGGTTCGGCAAGTATGGCACTCGCACAACCACTACTCAACGATATTAAAGCGATGCAGCCTACGGCGCAGACTCAAGTCATGACTGACTTGGCAATGCACACCGACACGCCAATTTGTCGGACTTTTACATCATTCCGGATGAATACCAAACTGGGATTTTGGTACGAACTGGGACAAATGATGAAACAGGGTTTGGTAGCACCGATTCCAGTAGGTTATCAGCCTTCTGCCGAAGCAACTGCTTTACTCGAAACCATTAAGGAACTCGATGCAGGCCAACAAATCACTGTACTGCGCAATACCGTAGTTAACATGGGTTACGATCCCGCACGCGGTCAAGACTATGACAAACGCGAAGCACCCTTAGTTACTCCTCGTGCTTTTGCAGATCGCTCGCGCGCAGCGATCGAAGGTGTAGATAACTATACAGTCCTGAGCTACATCGACAACATGAATGCCTTTGACTTCATGGCAGCATCGGGTTTATTTGCAGAAGAAGGCGCGCTGCAACCTCCATTCCAAGCTCCAGTTGTCGGTCAAGCGGCGATTCTCACTTACATGCGTGAAGAATGCGTAGGCTTGAAGATGTTACCAGAACGCGGTGTCGTCGAACCGATCGATGATGGTTACACTCAAATCAAAGTTACAGGTAAAGTTCAAACCCCTTGGTTTGGTGCCAGTGTCGGTATGAACATTGCTTGGCGGTTCTTGCTCGATCCTCAAGGTAAAATCTTCTTCGTCGCGATCGATCTTCTCGCTTCGCCTAAAGAATTACTCAACCTTCGTCGCGCTTAA
- a CDS encoding pentapeptide repeat-containing protein, with protein sequence MTAEELLDRYAAGKRGFSGINIREAHLEGAVLTGINLSRANLQVANLKNAILDSANLRGADLTGIELSGCYLDDTIMPNGDIISE encoded by the coding sequence ATGACTGCTGAGGAGTTGTTGGATCGTTATGCCGCTGGGAAACGCGGTTTTAGTGGCATTAATATTCGGGAAGCGCACCTGGAAGGAGCTGTCTTGACTGGAATTAACCTTAGTCGAGCCAATCTGCAAGTTGCTAATTTGAAAAATGCCATTTTAGATAGTGCTAATCTCCGTGGTGCCGATCTTACTGGCATTGAATTGAGTGGATGTTATTTGGATGATACTATCATGCCAAACGGAGATATCATCAGTGAATAA
- a CDS encoding DEAD/DEAH box helicase produces MARVPTLSYDRGTLLLHPPPKGRGWMEYATWDDRVEKFRIPGINYRQVIEALQHDNTDFIDKAKAFASLELDSQLNLEPYPHQAAALMAWKQAGRQGVIVLPTGAGKTLVAQLAIAATPRSTLILVPTIDLMHQWYAQLLTAFPGTEIGLLGGGSRDRSPILISTYDSAAIQIESLGDLYGLLICDECHHLPTEFYRVVAEYSIAPYRLGLSATPERSDGKHQDLELLLGKEVYRQTAADLAGSALSPYRVEQIEVKLSDEELSRYHELIAERDRFLRSQKISFGSIDGWQKFIRASCRSTEGRRAMLAHREAKEITLSTNGKLRILAEILDRHYPESTLIFTSDNATVYRIAQSLLIPAITHHTPVKERHQILTHFREGTYNVLVASQVLNEGVDVPAASIAVILSGTASPREYIQRLGRILRKGKADKQAILYELISKGTSEERVSARRRGDMSEDDRSESAKVIQLPIRYGESVDRSLKVAEADSESKSPDRDGDLRY; encoded by the coding sequence ATGGCAAGAGTGCCAACTCTGAGCTACGATCGCGGAACATTGTTACTCCATCCACCACCGAAGGGTAGAGGCTGGATGGAGTATGCAACTTGGGACGATCGCGTCGAGAAATTTCGGATTCCAGGAATTAATTATCGCCAAGTCATCGAAGCACTCCAGCACGACAATACCGACTTTATCGACAAAGCCAAAGCTTTTGCCTCGCTCGAACTAGACTCGCAACTCAACCTCGAACCCTATCCCCATCAAGCAGCGGCTCTAATGGCGTGGAAACAGGCCGGTAGACAGGGTGTTATCGTTTTACCTACCGGAGCGGGTAAAACTCTAGTCGCGCAGCTTGCAATCGCTGCTACCCCCCGCAGCACGTTGATTCTGGTACCGACGATCGATTTGATGCATCAATGGTACGCGCAGTTGTTGACGGCTTTTCCGGGAACTGAGATTGGCTTACTCGGCGGCGGTTCGCGCGATCGATCGCCGATTTTGATTTCGACTTACGATAGTGCGGCGATTCAGATCGAATCGTTGGGCGATTTATATGGGTTATTAATCTGTGATGAATGTCATCATTTACCGACTGAATTTTATCGAGTAGTGGCAGAATATTCGATCGCGCCATATCGATTGGGATTGAGTGCGACTCCCGAACGTAGTGACGGCAAACATCAAGATCTAGAGCTGTTATTGGGCAAAGAAGTCTATCGTCAAACTGCGGCAGATCTGGCAGGTTCGGCTTTATCTCCCTATCGAGTCGAACAGATTGAAGTGAAATTAAGCGATGAAGAACTCAGCCGCTATCACGAACTAATTGCCGAACGCGATCGTTTTTTGCGAAGTCAAAAAATCTCGTTTGGTAGTATCGATGGTTGGCAGAAATTTATCCGCGCTAGTTGTCGATCGACAGAAGGTAGACGGGCGATGTTAGCCCATCGAGAAGCTAAAGAAATCACTTTATCGACTAACGGTAAATTACGAATTCTAGCAGAAATTCTCGATCGCCATTATCCCGAATCCACGCTGATTTTTACCAGCGATAATGCGACTGTATACCGTATCGCTCAAAGTTTATTAATTCCCGCAATCACCCACCATACCCCAGTCAAAGAACGCCATCAAATTCTTACCCACTTTCGCGAGGGTACTTATAATGTCTTGGTAGCATCTCAAGTCTTAAATGAAGGTGTGGATGTCCCAGCAGCAAGTATTGCTGTTATTTTATCTGGTACCGCTTCGCCTCGCGAATATATCCAAAGATTGGGACGAATTCTGCGTAAGGGCAAAGCCGATAAACAAGCCATATTATATGAGTTAATTAGTAAAGGAACGAGTGAAGAACGCGTCTCTGCTCGCCGACGGGGTGATATGTCTGAAGACGATCGCTCGGAATCTGCTAAAGTAATTCAGTTACCAATTCGGTATGGTGAAAGTGTAGATCGATCTCTTAAAGTTGCCGAAGCAGATTCAGAATCTAAATCGCCCGATCGAGATGGTGATTTGAGATATTAG
- a CDS encoding DUF6888 family protein has protein sequence MSTPTDTQLRGLYRLSYWLTYIMIQPIYLVCIDDRTNNLYILAGENENLEFQITPNGGVF, from the coding sequence ATGTCAACGCCTACCGATACTCAATTGAGAGGGTTGTATCGTCTCAGCTATTGGCTAACATATATCATGATTCAGCCGATATATCTCGTCTGTATTGACGATCGAACAAATAACTTATATATTTTGGCTGGCGAAAACGAAAACTTAGAATTTCAGATTACACCAAATGGAGGCGTATTCTAA
- a CDS encoding DUF6887 family protein → MSQINYAQMSDGELRQYFLRHRDDKKALRAYLDRIGDRQHDLITTVDDPDFEAKIQAAVNKKIEP, encoded by the coding sequence ATGAGTCAAATTAATTATGCCCAGATGTCAGATGGAGAATTAAGACAGTACTTTCTTAGACATCGAGATGATAAGAAAGCCTTGAGAGCTTATCTCGATCGAATTGGAGATCGTCAGCACGATCTAATTACAACTGTAGATGACCCAGATTTTGAGGCTAAAATTCAAGCAGCAGTTAATAAAAAAATTGAGCCATGA
- a CDS encoding RidA family protein: MTKKIIQTDLAPAPVGPYNQAIVATGKMLFVSGQVALDPATNQLVYDGDVARQTEQVMANLGAILKEAGATFEDVVKTGVFLKDMNDFATMNGVYSRYFDEATAPARACVEVARLPKDVLVEIDCIAVIS, from the coding sequence ATGACTAAAAAAATTATTCAAACCGATCTCGCACCCGCACCAGTAGGGCCATATAATCAAGCGATCGTGGCAACGGGTAAAATGTTATTTGTATCGGGACAAGTCGCGCTCGATCCAGCGACCAATCAACTAGTTTATGATGGTGATGTGGCTAGACAAACAGAGCAAGTGATGGCCAATTTAGGCGCAATATTAAAAGAAGCTGGAGCGACATTTGAGGATGTAGTTAAGACTGGCGTTTTTCTCAAAGACATGAATGATTTCGCTACAATGAATGGAGTCTATAGCCGTTATTTCGATGAAGCCACCGCTCCGGCTCGTGCTTGCGTGGAAGTCGCGCGATTGCCAAAAGACGTATTAGTCGAGATCGATTGTATTGCCGTAATTAGCTAA
- a CDS encoding glycosyltransferase family 2 protein — translation MPKYSLVVPIYNEESTIPALYQRVSAVMDRLDGNSELILVDDGSRDRTLDLLRELHDRDSRVIYLRLARNFGHQIAVTAGLNYVRGEAIIVFDADLQDPPELIPDLLALWQQGYHVVYAQRTKRVREGWFKRLCAYLFYRILQQLANVDIPADTGDFCLMDRQVVDLLNQMPERNRYIRGLRSWVGFNQIAFKFERDLRFAGNVKYTFAKSFGLAINGLVSFSTVPLRLSTYLGLFSAVLAIVMAILVLYWRLFIPHSTLTGFATIAIAIFFLGAVQLISIGILGEYIGRIYEEVKHRPLYTIAEVGRKIEGRG, via the coding sequence ATGCCTAAATATTCGCTAGTCGTGCCAATTTATAACGAAGAAAGTACGATTCCCGCGCTATATCAGCGGGTGAGTGCTGTAATGGATCGATTGGACGGTAATTCAGAATTAATTTTGGTCGATGATGGTAGTCGCGATCGCACATTAGACTTGTTAAGAGAATTACACGATCGCGACAGTCGAGTGATATATCTTAGACTAGCACGAAATTTTGGCCATCAAATTGCTGTGACAGCTGGCTTAAATTACGTTCGAGGCGAAGCAATTATCGTGTTCGATGCCGACTTACAAGATCCGCCAGAATTAATTCCCGATCTGCTGGCATTGTGGCAACAAGGCTATCACGTCGTCTATGCCCAACGCACCAAAAGAGTGCGGGAAGGCTGGTTTAAGCGGCTCTGTGCCTACCTTTTTTATCGCATCCTCCAACAACTTGCTAATGTCGATATTCCCGCCGATACAGGCGATTTTTGCTTGATGGATCGTCAGGTAGTGGATTTGCTAAATCAAATGCCCGAACGCAATCGATATATCCGAGGATTGCGATCGTGGGTAGGATTCAATCAAATTGCCTTTAAATTCGAGCGCGATTTACGATTTGCTGGTAATGTCAAATATACGTTTGCCAAAAGTTTCGGGTTGGCAATTAATGGTTTAGTTTCATTTTCGACTGTGCCATTAAGATTGTCTACTTATTTAGGTCTATTTTCCGCAGTACTCGCGATCGTGATGGCAATTCTCGTTCTCTATTGGCGACTATTTATTCCCCATTCAACTCTAACGGGTTTCGCCACGATCGCGATCGCCATTTTCTTTTTAGGTGCGGTGCAACTAATTAGTATCGGTATTTTAGGCGAATACATCGGACGCATTTATGAAGAAGTAAAGCATCGTCCGTTATATACGATCGCCGAGGTGGGGCGAAAAATAGAGGGTAGGGGATAG
- a CDS encoding YciI family protein, with amino-acid sequence MPWFVKIETGVVPKPEFDRYVPAHKAYVQGLIDRGHQAKTGYWGERGGGMMLFQADSLVEAKKIVAADPLVQNHCVTYELHEWRIVMGED; translated from the coding sequence ATGCCTTGGTTTGTCAAAATTGAAACGGGAGTAGTTCCCAAGCCGGAATTCGATCGATACGTTCCCGCTCACAAAGCTTACGTACAGGGATTGATCGATCGCGGACATCAGGCAAAAACGGGATACTGGGGCGAACGTGGTGGTGGCATGATGCTATTTCAGGCGGACTCACTAGTAGAAGCCAAAAAAATTGTCGCCGCCGATCCGCTGGTGCAAAATCATTGTGTAACCTACGAATTACACGAATGGCGCATCGTTATGGGCGAAGATTAA
- a CDS encoding sensor histidine kinase: MVRKWLLPTLSEVLAKAEPTGIDLLVPEFSPPDPQPASDRQELELKANSQWHSAIASVETLLLKSLPTPIGGAELTEETVIEGLLIAAPLPLFSHPTLVSQLQTITFTTPNSSRQLLPCKAKMGDRHLVRVASALPNRSHHFPIEILPTDPLADERFCLVLTEQFSLVVVLGEEDGNPHCQFSFDPDDLDLAWKSLRGRIMLTAPQHLSYLDELAAQFSPIEPDYRWVVAFSQSLLEHQPVAQLAPTQPTAEVPTKVAADVELIQALTHEIRTPLTTIRTMTRLLLRQPDLSPRVLKRLSAIDRECTEQIDRMELIFSAVELATNQPSQAIDLTTMSIGELLEQNLPHWQQQAERRNLNLAVDIPHKLPTVVSNPTILDRVLTGLVENFTRNLPSGSRIQVEVTPVGDKLKLQLQSRSEDDDTPTATKTDRRHSIGRLLTFQPETGNLSLNMNVTKNLFQLLGGKLIVRQHLQQGEVLTIFLPLSELGSRG, encoded by the coding sequence GTGGTCAGAAAGTGGTTGCTCCCAACATTGAGTGAAGTATTAGCCAAAGCAGAGCCGACGGGAATCGATCTGCTGGTACCTGAATTTAGCCCTCCCGATCCGCAGCCAGCCTCAGATCGGCAGGAATTAGAACTCAAAGCAAACAGCCAATGGCACAGCGCGATCGCCTCTGTAGAGACGTTGTTGCTCAAATCTCTACCCACGCCGATTGGTGGAGCGGAACTGACTGAAGAGACGGTAATTGAAGGCTTATTAATTGCCGCGCCATTGCCCTTATTTAGTCATCCGACGCTCGTGTCGCAGTTGCAAACGATTACTTTTACCACACCCAATTCCAGCCGCCAGTTATTACCCTGTAAGGCGAAGATGGGAGATCGCCATCTCGTTCGCGTAGCGTCGGCTCTGCCGAATCGATCCCATCATTTTCCGATCGAGATCCTCCCGACAGATCCCCTGGCTGACGAACGGTTTTGTCTGGTGCTCACCGAGCAATTTAGTTTAGTCGTCGTCTTAGGCGAAGAAGATGGCAATCCGCACTGTCAATTTTCCTTCGATCCTGACGATTTAGATTTGGCGTGGAAATCGCTGCGGGGAAGAATCATGCTTACAGCACCCCAGCACCTCTCGTATTTAGACGAATTAGCCGCGCAATTTAGCCCGATCGAGCCTGATTATCGGTGGGTGGTAGCATTTAGTCAATCTCTACTCGAACACCAGCCTGTGGCCCAGCTAGCCCCCACTCAGCCTACAGCCGAAGTGCCGACCAAAGTCGCCGCCGACGTCGAACTGATCCAAGCACTAACTCACGAAATCCGTACCCCGCTAACTACCATCCGTACCATGACGCGATTGCTACTGCGTCAACCGGATTTGTCCCCGCGCGTCCTCAAACGCCTCAGCGCGATCGATCGGGAATGTACGGAACAGATCGATCGGATGGAGCTAATTTTTAGTGCGGTAGAACTCGCCACCAATCAGCCATCCCAGGCAATCGATCTAACTACAATGTCAATCGGCGAACTACTCGAACAAAATTTGCCCCATTGGCAACAACAAGCCGAACGCCGTAACCTGAATCTCGCCGTAGATATCCCCCACAAACTCCCTACCGTCGTCAGCAACCCGACGATTCTCGATCGAGTCCTCACTGGCTTAGTAGAAAATTTCACTCGCAATCTCCCTTCTGGTAGTCGCATTCAAGTCGAAGTTACCCCCGTCGGCGATAAGCTCAAACTCCAGCTCCAATCCCGCTCCGAAGACGACGACACCCCCACCGCTACCAAAACCGATCGCCGCCACTCGATCGGCAGATTGCTGACGTTTCAACCCGAAACAGGCAATCTCAGCCTAAATATGAATGTCACCAAGAATCTATTTCAACTCCTCGGTGGTAAACTAATCGTGCGCCAACATCTCCAACAAGGCGAAGTCTTAACCATCTTTCTCCCGCTGTCGGAGTTGGGGAGTAGGGGGTAG
- a CDS encoding riboflavin synthase: MFTGLVQSLGNLRLLTDDRLEVLCRSKDAALILTDLTIGDSVAVDGACLTVEEILPQGFIVTVSPETIDRTTIGQKDRTSNYANLETSLRVGGKIGGHFVTGHIDGIGRLVSSKSTATSWEMRFAAPESLTAQWSDYLSRYLVSKGSIAVNGVSLTIAECDRGGNWFTVAVIPHTYAQTNLSQLQLNEWVNLEADILGKYVEKLTMSPRSAFREREIITPDFLAANGY; this comes from the coding sequence ATGTTTACAGGACTAGTCCAATCGCTGGGAAATTTACGCCTTTTGACTGACGATCGGTTGGAGGTTTTGTGCAGATCTAAAGATGCCGCACTCATTTTAACCGATCTAACTATTGGTGATAGTGTAGCTGTAGATGGCGCGTGTTTGACAGTCGAAGAAATTTTACCACAAGGATTTATCGTAACTGTTTCTCCAGAGACTATAGATCGTACAACGATCGGTCAAAAAGATCGCACATCTAACTATGCGAATTTAGAAACATCGCTCCGAGTTGGTGGCAAAATTGGCGGTCATTTTGTCACCGGACATATTGACGGAATCGGCAGGCTTGTCTCTAGCAAGAGTACCGCAACTTCCTGGGAAATGCGATTTGCCGCACCTGAGTCGCTGACTGCACAATGGTCGGATTATCTAAGTCGCTATCTGGTTTCTAAAGGAAGCATTGCTGTCAATGGCGTGAGCCTGACAATTGCTGAGTGCGATCGCGGTGGAAATTGGTTTACAGTTGCCGTAATTCCACATACATACGCCCAGACAAATTTGTCGCAACTTCAACTAAATGAGTGGGTAAATTTAGAGGCAGATATTTTAGGTAAATATGTCGAAAAGTTAACGATGTCGCCCCGTTCTGCATTCAGGGAACGCGAAATAATTACTCCTGATTTTTTAGCCGCAAATGGTTATTAA
- a CDS encoding bifunctional nuclease family protein produces MIEMKVAGIALDAVSRSPIILLKDASDRRALPIYISQEQAKAIVNALEKQTPPRPFTHDLMVNIFESCDIKVERIAINSLQDNTFYASIAINTNGQIREIDARPSDAIAIAIRTKAPIWVIEEVIADASIPVDRDADEQERQAFRSFVSNLRPDDLIRKGGYAS; encoded by the coding sequence ATGATTGAAATGAAAGTTGCTGGTATCGCTCTGGACGCCGTTTCCCGCAGTCCGATCATTTTACTCAAAGATGCTTCAGACCGTCGTGCATTACCAATATATATCAGTCAAGAGCAGGCCAAGGCGATCGTCAATGCGCTAGAAAAGCAAACACCACCTAGACCATTTACACACGATCTGATGGTTAACATCTTTGAAAGTTGCGATATCAAGGTAGAACGGATTGCGATCAATTCCTTACAGGACAACACTTTCTACGCATCAATCGCGATTAATACCAACGGTCAAATTCGCGAAATCGACGCTCGTCCCAGCGATGCGATCGCGATCGCCATTCGCACTAAAGCACCGATTTGGGTAATCGAAGAAGTCATCGCCGATGCTTCGATTCCGGTAGATCGCGATGCTGACGAGCAAGAGCGTCAAGCTTTCCGCAGCTTTGTTTCCAATCTTCGCCCAGACGATCTGATTCGCAAAGGTGGTTACGCTTCTTAG
- the glyA gene encoding serine hydroxymethyltransferase: protein MAKTNLEFLLETDPAIASLIGSELGRQRSHLELIASENFTSPAVLAAQGSVLTNKYAEGLPSKRYYGGCEFVDEIEQIAIDRIKQLFGAAAANVQPHSGAQANFAVFLTLLNPGDKIMGMDLSHGGHLTHGSPVNFSGKWFEVQHYGVSPETEQLDYDMIREQAKKYRPKLLICGYSAYPRIIDFAKFREIADEVGAYLMADIAHIAGLVATGYHPNPLPYCDVVTTTTHKTLRGPRGGLIMTRDAELGKKLDKSVFPGSQGGPLEHVIAGKAVAFGEALQPAFKTYCGNVIANAQALSSQLQQRGFKIVSGGTDNHLMLVDLRSIGMTGKQADLLVSDVNITANKNTVPFDPESPFVTSGLRLGSPAMTTRGMSTTEFVEIANIIADRLLNPEDDKVANDCIRRIATLCEGFPLYPHLSIPVPALV, encoded by the coding sequence ATGGCAAAAACTAACTTAGAATTTTTACTAGAGACAGATCCAGCGATCGCGAGCTTAATTGGTTCCGAGTTAGGTCGTCAACGGAGTCATCTCGAATTGATTGCCAGTGAAAATTTCACTTCCCCTGCGGTACTAGCGGCACAGGGTTCGGTACTGACGAATAAATATGCTGAAGGCTTGCCGAGCAAGCGTTACTATGGCGGCTGTGAATTTGTCGATGAGATCGAGCAAATTGCGATCGATCGCATCAAGCAGTTATTCGGTGCGGCGGCGGCGAATGTTCAGCCTCACTCTGGCGCACAAGCAAATTTTGCTGTCTTCCTGACGCTCCTCAACCCTGGGGACAAAATCATGGGAATGGATTTATCCCACGGCGGACACCTTACCCACGGTTCGCCCGTGAACTTTTCGGGCAAGTGGTTTGAAGTCCAGCACTATGGCGTCAGTCCCGAAACCGAGCAATTAGACTACGACATGATTCGGGAGCAGGCGAAAAAATATCGTCCTAAATTGTTGATCTGCGGTTATTCTGCCTATCCTCGGATTATCGACTTTGCTAAATTCCGCGAGATTGCCGACGAAGTAGGTGCGTACCTGATGGCAGACATCGCGCATATTGCTGGATTGGTTGCCACTGGCTACCATCCTAACCCGCTACCCTATTGTGATGTCGTCACTACAACTACCCACAAAACCCTCAGAGGCCCTCGTGGTGGTTTGATTATGACTCGCGATGCCGAGCTAGGTAAAAAACTCGATAAATCTGTGTTCCCAGGCAGCCAAGGCGGCCCGCTCGAACACGTAATTGCCGGAAAGGCTGTAGCCTTCGGAGAAGCTCTCCAGCCAGCCTTTAAGACCTATTGCGGCAACGTTATTGCCAATGCGCAAGCATTGTCTAGTCAACTGCAACAACGGGGCTTTAAAATCGTTTCTGGTGGGACTGACAACCACCTGATGCTCGTCGATCTCCGATCGATCGGCATGACTGGCAAACAGGCAGATTTATTGGTCAGCGATGTCAATATTACAGCCAACAAAAATACCGTACCTTTCGATCCAGAATCTCCATTCGTCACTAGCGGCTTGCGTCTCGGTTCTCCTGCCATGACCACACGCGGCATGAGTACGACCGAATTTGTCGAAATTGCTAATATTATCGCCGATCGACTCTTAAACCCTGAAGATGATAAAGTAGCCAACGATTGCATTCGTCGAATCGCTACTTTGTGCGAAGGCTTCCCGCTCTATCCTCATCTGAGTATTCCTGTCCCCGCACTAGTTTAG